The following DNA comes from Oncorhynchus tshawytscha isolate Ot180627B unplaced genomic scaffold, Otsh_v2.0 Un_contig_18334_pilon_pilon, whole genome shotgun sequence.
TGGACctctctgactctactctgactctctctggacctgtctgactctactctgactctactctgactgtctctggatctgtctgactctactctgactctactctaactctctctggacctgtctgactctactctgactctctctggacctgtctgactctactctgactctactctgactctactctgactctctctggacctctctgactctactctgaCTCTACTCTGACTCTACTCTGCACATAACCTCAGTCCAAACCCTATTACCTCTGCTGGTTGTACCAGAAACATGTTGTGTTTCTGGTACAACtccaatgtatgtatgtatgtatgtatgtatgtacagttttgggaagcaggtagcctagtggttagagctttgagTCAGTAATTGAAacgttgctggatcaaatccccaagctgacaaggtaaaaaatatgttgttctaggcaggcccgtcattgtaaataagaatttgttcttaactgaattgcctagttaaataaaggtaaaaatgtaaatgtatgcatgtatatatGAACATACCAGAGCATGAACTGACTAAGGCTTTAATGTATTCTCATTATAGCTTACACTAATCATCTACGGCAGGGCTAAATGTACTGAATCACTCAAAACTTAAACAATTGGCAGGGTTTAAACATCACTCATTATATAATACTTTCCCTTTGTACTGTCATTTTTCCAAAGTAAATAATCCATAAAAACAGGCTCTATTGAGTCATACATTAATATATTGTATCTGACATAACTTTGAACAAAAGGTTTGCCTATGCTAATCTGGTGTAGACTAGGGAGCCAATTAGAACAGTGGAACTTGTTCTGAACATTCTGACGAATTCTAAATTCCATGTTAAACAGTTCCTTATACCCCATCAGTTTACACTGAGGTTTCTGCCAGGAGAAAACTCAGACCCAATGGTAACATAttcacaaaatgagaaaatactgTGATAAATAAAGAAATATGTGCTGTTCAATATGAAATCATGTCAATCAAAGACATCGGAACACAACGCCTTGAGAACAGGCACAATGTTAAAGGGTGTATGGTTgttggacacacacaaacacacacacacacacactattgataACTTCTGAAAAACACTAGACCATTGACATATTTATCTTTTAAGAGGCAGAAGACTAGAGGCTTTTCAATCTAGCCTTATACCTAACAGACATGGGTTTAAACGCTACAGTATTTGACATAATTTAAAATACTTGGGCTGTGCTTGATAGGGCTTAACTCAATGGAACAAATAGAAAAGTCCCAAAGTacaaaccccacccatctggcactcAAGGTcattcaaagtatttgaaagctttcaaatagtatttaaacccaggtcaaatcaaatcaaatcaaatcaaatcaaattcaggTCTGTTATACCTAAAGCCCAGAGTAGAAGGGCCTCATAATTGCAGAGTGATTTCCCCATAACATTTCTCCTTGAAGAAGATTTTGTCTTTATAAATCTGCTCATCTGAAGAAATACAATTATCAatttacaaaacaaaaaaatcaaattaaattaaacaaaAATCGAGGGTATAAGAATTGTCTGCAAAAACATAGTTTTCTCTTGTAGGATCTAAGTTTATATGAAAATAAGTCATGCTTCATGCTAAATACATTGTTTATATTACATGATCTTTGAATAAAAAATGATTTACTTTTGTATCTTATTTACAAGCACCCATGCAATATAACTGAGAAAGTCCTGCAGGTCAAATTGCTTCAATTAAgaaaggaaaaataaaatattttctaaCCTTTTTACAGTTGTCCAGACTGGACAAATTGCTTATACTTTTATGAGATTAGGTAGAGGAAGAATGGGAAACATTTCAAACAGAGATAAAACGACAACGAATCCACAATTTATGTAAATAGTTTTGTGAGTCTGTTAAATGATAGGCAGGTGTCGTAACATGGGGTATATTTAAACTGACATTCACTTTTTAATAGAAGAGAAATTCTGGAAGAGCTTGAGGGACATAGTCATAGTGaaactgtgtctgaaatggcaccctattccctatatagtgcactacttttggccagggcccatgACGCTCTGgacaaggtagtgcactatgaagggaatagggtgccatttcagatgcagatGAGCAACAAGCACAAGATGGAGGAGATATATTTCCTCTGACCTGGCACTAAGTCGTCACCATGACAACAAAAACATTGTAACAGTAAAGTTCTAATTTTCCTTAAATATTAAAAAGTGCTCTTAAAGGAATCGTGCCCCGTTCTCCATGATGTCTTTACTATTGGTAATAGAAATTGCTGTAATGAATGTCAATTAAGTGCATGCGTGATTCTCTAAGAACGGATTTTTACAATTGTTTAGACATTTACGGTattctcctgtctcttctctgaAGATCTTCTGATGTAATAATATATTCATTGCCATTGAGCAGATGCTTTCATCCAATGCAACTTACAGTTGTGCATGAACACAATTTATGCGGGTAGCCGCGGGTATTGAATCCACAACCCTAGGTGGTGCAACAGCCGTGCtccaccaactgagccatacatgACCATATATGTTGTTGCTATGCCTTTACATTTGTCTTTGTAAGCAGATTGGCTACATCAGGCAACCTGGTCGCTTGTCTTTGGCACAGTCTTACATGTTGTGCTCATGGGCGTAGGATGTGTGAGCAGCAGGTTTGAACTGTTTTAAAACTGTACGTATTATTGGCTCAACTTCCTTGCTTACATTACTGGACATTTGCTACAGATTCACAGACGTAACCTCTGACACTTACAGATTACACAAAACGGTCAGCTAGTCTCCTCAAACATGACATTTTCTACTATGTTTTTCCCTAATTAGTGACAAAACATATTTTTCTATGGCTTGCATCCCTTTACACAACATAAAAACATCAACAGAGACACATGAGAATCAATTACCCATCAGAGTTAGCATTGAAACATATAGGAAACATATAGGAAACGTATAGGAAACGTAAAGGAAACATATAGGAAACGTATAGGAAACGTATAGGAAACATATAGGAAACGTATAGGAAACATATAGGAAACGTATAGGAAACGTATAGGAAACATATAGGAAACATATAGGAAACGTATAGGAAACGTATAGGAAACGTATAGGAAAATATAGGAAACGTATAGGAAACATATAGGAAAAATATAGGAAACGTATAGGAAACATATAGGAAAAATATAGGAAACGTATAGGAAACATATAGGAAACGTATAGGAAACGTATAGGAAAACATGGATTTCTGATATTGCCACAAATAAGTAGGATGCTCCTAATgcccctggaggagagagagagagctagagagagatagagtgagagagatagatagatgaatTAATGTCTATTGAGACTAATGCTTGAATAGAGttctatgtcttggcctgttgGTGGTTGATAGGTCAGTGTGTAGACCTGGTGTGTCGTCCTACTGAAGGACTCTGTGCCATATTCCCTTTTCACACTATGGAAGCCAAAGTTGAGCTGAGCCAAGCCGAGATGTGCTGGGGCTTCCTGGCCTGGTTACCCtcatccaccatagttgctgcTGAAACCATGCTGGAAAGGACGCTCTGAAAATAAATGTTCAGAGCCAGCACAGTATAGGCTTTAGTTTGGGTTAATAGTGGGAATCAGGCATcagagacacaacacaccaccaatGGTTAGAAGCAGCTGGTGTCCTTACTATCTACTCTGACCAGAATATCTGCTGTCCTTTTCTGTTCATTTCACAATGTTTCTACATGTTGAATCTCCACCATTTGTCAACACCCAGCAGGTGATTGCTAACACACCTTGCAAAACACCACACCAACCCGCTGCTTTTAGCCATTGGTCTTTGTGGCGTGTCTCAGCTATTACTTTCTAGGCCATGGCGATATGTGTGTAGTCCAGGTGTGCTGGCCAGGTGTGTAGGCCAGGTGTACAGGCCTGATGTGTAGGCCTCTCTATGGCCTGGCATTAGTTAGTTTCTGAGGGCCTCTTTCTGCTCCTTCTCTTTCTGAGCAGCCTTGGCTCGGTTTGTGATGTTGTTGAGGCACGCCCTGACGCCCGCCAGGTGGAGCAACGACCCAGCCGCCTCCTTCATCTCCTCATCATCGCTCTCCAACGGCGGCTTCTCTGCCGATGCTGCCGAACGGCGCTTCTTCAGCGGCAGTGTGTCACCCAGGGCCCGCAGGCGGTTTTTGGTCCAGGGCAGTCCCCGTCGCCGGGCATGCTGGgataggaaggagacggaggcaGAGTCCAGTGGGACTTCTTTAGGTTCGGATTTGACCCCTCGGTGGACTCCCACCTCCACTGCAATGATTTCATCGTCTTCGTCGGACACGGAGGGCCCCTGGGAAGAACAGGGCATGCTGGGGGATTTGGCATTGCTGTAGTTGTGGTCCTCCTGGAGGTCATCgttgggagggtgggaggggtcaCAGGGGGTCAGGTAGTCTCCCAGAGCTGACCTGGAGaaagacacacaggagagatgggAAGGCTATAGTTACTCTCAATGTAAACAGACTACATTCTTGGTTAGAGTGTCTGCATGGAGATTGGAAGGTAGGGAGTTCAATCCCGGGCTGAGTCATACCTAAGACTGTACAAATTGGACCCGATgcgtctctgcttggcactcagaAACATTAAAGAGATACTGTagattgggggtaaggccctgcgatagactagtGTCCGGTCCAGGGGGTATACAGGTAtactatcttaatttgatcactctgttgttgcAGATAAATTTCATTTGCAGCGGAAAATCCTAACTTGTTGGGTATTCAaggttaaaaaggcttctaaagtttgtatttTCCACTTAAAAATGTTAGACTTCCTTTGCCCTATCGAAaaaggggaggagcaggagtaaATGTGACAGATGgttcaggtcagggctctgtgcagaccagtcaagtccTTCACCctgatctcaacaaacccttTCTTTAGGGACCtctctttgtgcacgggggcattgtcatgctgaaacaggaaagggccttccccaagctgttgccacaaagttggaagcacagaatcgtctagaatgtcattgtatgctgtagtgttaagatttcccaaaactggaactaaggggcctagcccgaaatatgaaaaacagccccaggccattattcctcctccaccaaactttacggctggcactatgcattggggcaggtagcgttttcttGGCATCGACTGAACCCAGATTCGTCCTATGGACTGACAGATAGTGAAGCAtgaa
Coding sequences within:
- the LOC121842860 gene encoding forkhead box protein N3-like; the encoded protein is MPCSSQGPSVSDEDDEIIAVEVGVHRGVKSEPKEVPLDSASVSFLSQHARRRGLPWTKNRLRALGDTLPLKKRRSAASAEKPPLESDDEEMKEAAGSLLHLAGVRACLNNITNRAKAAQKEKEQKEALRN